In Macadamia integrifolia cultivar HAES 741 chromosome 12, SCU_Mint_v3, whole genome shotgun sequence, the following are encoded in one genomic region:
- the LOC122057773 gene encoding uncharacterized protein LOC122057773 isoform X4, protein MGFDNECILNIQSLAGEYFCPVCRLLVYPNEAIQSQCTHLYCKPCLTYIVSTTRACPYDGYLVTEADSKPLMESNKALAETIGKIVVHCLYHRSGCTWQGPLSECTSHCAGCAFGISPVVCNRCGTQIVHRQVQEHAQNCPGVQPQAQQAEGAQDTSSAPGAATATATATEQNQAGVPAGAPTSQAQAGQSSQVTVALVSGEDQNQASASAQPQAVAQAMPTPEQWYQQQQQQYQQYYQQYPGYGIYQQHYQHYDPYQQQAQQQYQHQHPQAHPPHIAGQHPPQVYVQPQAQPQSQLQSQVQPPVQPPPQPHTQSQSHAQPQAVAAGQPQMQGQVNSQQQLQLPQPPPQGNQYPQPYSQAQPHPQQQPVQSYPQVQHSQPHPHPQPYVHPHSQPPPQPQPQPQPQPQPQPQHLPVHAVTGHQSYPQQQPHQQLLPGAPQHHGYMNPQQQGVTHQPQHPVQMQSQFPHQQPSQIRPPQFHGPVQQPQQPAMLPQQGQHPNIPPVQQPQHAHAGQSLHQHPGMLSPQQQPPVLQQQVQQFQQHAPGHSHPFPGQTPGLVHNQDHQQGPSMQQQQHPMQSHLRPLQQQAYGNPQLQQNAPLGHGLQFQPYQNLAGRPMMPSHGVPQQPFPESPGRPAGMGFVKPMLPGPNQPSQNQNYPSRTGIRPQSSSELLGYIQQPAFSQSGSQNTLLPALPTAQSGTNISAAAGRITSKQTSFNKPSDSMPEKSTNELENETSVKTGGKEGNDSITSSSQDVDASELRVPKSESDLKSVVDKEKLVDKDEDKNNQSDLSVTESLGYLQAVGKDPESMSQEDAYEEPVIKQIVKEEGGEKSSEPSPGGAKSNEDVNGGPKENSLLETKEIHDAPKMEMTEGQDVNVPMSGAAASFPAGARGNSLILPHHGYQDRNSSQANFARPASSQQPMHYGAPYQQRPPGPDRILPSLVPPHQMHVPGQPLAQMRPQGYNSHLNLPQQGQPSIPSEHFQQPMVEQPHGTFHAASPGSSALFGRGPAHLGPLQKGLEPQSMVLQGYHNQGIVPQTHAGGPRIPQVESMRGAPLGGPSPGAFDSLGAMMVRGPPPGIEGQMGQPCPTKPTGVEMHMNKRPGQFDGRQPDLNVSGPAERVPFGPSSIQSNTIRTNGVPGKGVAAGVQDPSLPHGFQEERFKSLPDERYKRLPDEGFIQLSDERFKPFAMEPAPRPLDRVPVFGRDAGSKLDAATSRLPPYQPGGSSTHPFDSEERARPAGLHDDNIGRKVEPAGGHSDFLTSVSELGRHRVDGMGPARSPGREYPAIPSSRFGGVSAGLPLGSQSHLENIDDRESCVYGERSKPFNLPSDSVGGAFHDSRFPMLLGQVRRGDSNAPGYLRISEHIGSGALPVHLRSGDLGGSEILPGHLWNREPFVPDSLSHLRGGGPLGPRNLHGHLRMNDPAGFGAFTGHLRFSELPGPGNLPSHLRIGESIGGRLSEPGRGGIYPIQGFPNDHGFFPGMGVYGLYLLCMGSAVLCLFYSSLSILQGDTESFDHSRKRKSGSMGWCRICKIDCESVEGLDLHSQTREHQKMAMDMVLSIKQDNAKKQKLASDDHAVEDASKSRKANFEGRGNRH, encoded by the exons ATGGGATTTGATAACGAGTGTATTCTGAACATTCAGTCTCTTGCTGGTGAATATTTCTGTCCTGTTTGTCGCTTGCTTGTGTACCCAAATGAAGCCATACAGTCACAGTGTACTCATTTATACTGCAAGCCTTGCTTAACATATATTGTAAGCACTACGCGTGCCTGCCCTTATGATGGCTACCTGGTCACTGAAGCGGATTCAAAG CCTCTCATGGAATCAAATAAAGCTCTTGCTGAAACCATAGGTAAAATAGTTGTTCACTGTCTCTATCACAGGAGTGGATGCACATGGCAGGGTCCATTATCCGAATGCACTTCACATTGTGCTGGATGTGCCTTTGGCATTTCCCCTGTGGTATGCAACAGGTGTGGTACCCAAATTGTGCATCGGCAAGTGCAAGAACATGCACAGAACTGCCCG GGTGTGCAGCCTCAGGCACAACAAGCAGAGGGTGCCCAGGATACATCCTCTGCACCAGGTGCTGCAACTGCAACTGCAACTGCAACTGAACAGAACCAAGCTGGTGTTCCAGCAGGGGCACCAACATCTCAAGCCCAGGCTGGCCAGTCGTCCCAGGTCACTGTGGCTCTTGTGTCTGGAGAAGATCAAAATCAAGCCAGTGCCAGTGCTCAACCTCAAGCTGTAGCGCAGGCTATGCCAACTCCAGAGCAGTGGTatcagcagcagcaacaacaatacCAACAATACTATCAGCAGTACCCTGGGTATGGTATCTATCAACAGCATTATCAACATTATGATCCATACCAACAACAAGCACAGCAGCAATATCAGCACCAACACCCACAAGCTCATCCCCCACATATAGCTGGACAGCATCCTCCCCAGGTGTATGTGCAACCCCAGGCCCAACCTCAGTCTCAGCTTCAATCTCAGGTCCAGCCACCAGTGCAACCTCCACCTCAGCCACATACCCAGTCTCAATCTCATGCACAGCCCCAAGCTGTAGCGGCCGGGCAACCTCAAATGCAGGGACAGGTCAACTCTCAGCAGCAACTTCAATTACCTCAACCACCTCCCCAAGGGAACCAATATCCTCAGCCATATTCACAGGCTCAGCCTCATCCACAGCAACAGCCAGTTCAGAGTTATCCTCAAGTGCAACATTCACAGCCCCATCCTCATCCTCAGCCATATGTTCATCCACATTCCCAGCCCCCGCCCCAGCCTCAGCCTCAGCCTCAGCCTCAGCCTCAGCCTCAGCCACAACATCTACCAGTCCATGCGGTGACAGGCCACCAATCCTATCCACAACAGCAGCCTCACCAACAATTGCTGCCAGGTGCCCCTCAACATCATGGTTACATGAACCCTCAGCAGCAAGGTGTGACCCACCAACCACAACATCCTGTTCAAATGCAGAGTCAGTTTCCTCATCAGCAACCATCACAAATACGTCCACCCCAATTTCATGGTCCAGTGCAACAGCCGCAACAGCCAGCCATGTTGCCTCAGCAGGGTCAGCATCCAAACATTCCTCCTGTGCAACAGCCACAACATGCTCATGCTGGTCAATCATTACATCAGCACCCTGGTATGCTCTCACCCCAACAACAACCTCCTGTGCTTCAGCAACAGGTGCAACAGTTCCAACAACATGCCCCTGGGCATTCACATCCATTCCCTGGGCAAACACCAGGTTTGGTCCACAATCAGGATCATCAACAAGGTCCTTCGATGCAGCAGCAACAGCACCCCATGCAGTCTCATTTGCGCCCTCTGCAGCAACAAGCTTATGGCAATCCTCAGTTGCAGCAGAATGCTCCACTGGGACATGGCTTACAGTTCCAGCCATATCAAAATCTTGCTGGAAGGCCTATGATGCCAAGTCATGGGGTGCCACAACAGCCATTTCCAGAGTCTCCTGGAAGACCTGCAGGGATGGGTTTTGTCAAGCCGATGCTTCCTGGTCCGAATCAACcatctcaaaatcaaaattatccATCGAGGACAGGCATACGCCCACAATCATCTTCTGAACTGCTTGGTTACATTCAACAGCCTGCATTTTCACAATCTGGCAGCCAGAATACCCTGCTTCCTGCTTTGCCCACAGCACAGTCGGGGACAAACATTTCAGCAGCTGCTGGACGAATCACATCAAAGCAAACATCTTTTAATAAACCAAGTGATTCCATGCCTGAGAAAAGTACAAATGAGCTTGAAAATGAAACATCTGTCAAGACTGGTGGAAAGGAAGGAAATGATTCAATTACCTCATCTTCTCAAGATGTTGATGCATCTGAACTAAGGGTTCCCAAGTCTGAAAGTGATTTGAAATCTGTGGTTGACAAAGAGAAGCTTGTTGATAAAGATGAAGATAAGAACAACCAGTCTGATTTGTCTGTTACGGAGAGTCTGGGCTATTTGCAGGCAGTGGGAAAAGACCCTGAATCAATGTCACAGGAAGATGCATATGAGGAACCTGTAATTAAGCAGATAGTGAAGGAAGAAGGTGGTGAGAAGTCATCAGAGCCTTCTCCAGGTGGGGCTAAGAGCAATGAGGATGTTAATGGTGGTCCCAAGGAGAATTCTCTTTTGGAAACTAAGGAAATTCATGATGCCCCTAAAATGGAGATGACTGAAGGACAGGATGTGAACGTGCCAATGAGTGGAGCTGCAGCGTCCTTTCCTGCTGGTGCAAGAGGTAACTCACTGATTCTTCCTCACCATGGCTATCAGGATAGAAATTCATCCCAAGCCAATTTTGCTCGACCTGCTTCTAGCCAACAGCCAATGCATTATGGAGCTCCTTACCAGCAAAGACCTCCTGGGCCAGATCGGATTTTACCATCATTAGTGCCTCCACATCAAATGCATGTGCCTGGGCAACCTCTAGCTCAAATGAGGCCTCAGGGGTATAACTCCCATTTAAATTTACCACAACAAGGTCAGCCATCAATTCCATCCGAACATTTCCAGCAACCAATGGTGGAGCAGCCTCATGGTACTTTCCATGCTGCAAGCCCAGGTTCCTCAGCATTATTCGGGAGAGGCCCAGCTCATCTTGGTCCTCTCCAGAAAGGTCTTGAACCACAATCTATGGTGCTTCAAGGGTATCACAACCAAGGTATTGTTCCCCAAACTCATGCTGGAGGTCCCAGAATTCCTCAAGTTGAGTCCATGAGAGGAGCCCCATTGGGTGGGCCATCACCTGGGGCCTTTGATTCACTTGGAGCGATGATGGTGAGAGGACCTCCACCTGGTATTGAGGGTCAGATGGGTCAGCCATGCCCTACTAAACCTACTGGAGTTGAAATGCATATGAATAAGAGGCCTGGCCAGTTTGATGGTAGACAACCTGATTTGAATGTGTCTGGACCTGCAGAACGAGTTCCGTTTGGGCCGTCCTCTATCCAATCTAATACGATAAGAACGAATGGAGTCCCAGGAAAGGGTGTGGCTGCTGGTGTACAGGACCCATCATTGCCACATGGTTTTCAAGAGGAAAGGTTCAAATCGTTGCCAGATGAGAGATATAAACGGCTGCCAGATGAAGGCTTTATTCAGCTATCAGATGAGCGCTTCAAGCCTTTTGCAATGGAACCAG CGCCAAGGCCCCTCGACAGGGTGCCTGTTTTTGGTCGTGATGCTGGATCCAAGTTGGACGCTGCTACTTCAAGATTGCCTCCCTATCAACCTGGTGGTTCTTCTACACATCCTTTTGATTCAGAAGAAAGAGCTAGGCCAGCTGGCCTTCATGATGATAATATTGGAAGAAAGGTGGAGCCTGCTGGAGGTCACTCAGATTTCCTTACATCTGTCTCTGAATTAGGTCGGCATCGTGTGGATGGTATGGGACCTGCAAGAAGTCCTGGCAGAGAATACCCCGCCATTCCCTCAAGCAGATTTGGAGGCGTTTCTGCTGGTCTTCCATTGGGTTCTCAGTCACACCTGGAGAATATTGATGACCGAGAATCATGTGTTTATGGTGAAAGATCTAAGCCTTTCAATCTTCCTTCAGATTCAGTTGGTGGTGCATTCCATGATAGTAGGTTTCCCATGTTGCTTGGTCAAGTGCGAAGAGGTGACTCCAATGCTCCTGGGTACCTGCGAATTAGTGAGCACATTGGATCTGGTGCACTGCCTGTCCATTTAAGGAGTGGTGACTTGGGTGGTTCAGAAATTCTTCCTGGTCATCTGTGGAACCGTGAACCTTTTGTACCTGATAGTTTAAGTCATTTGCGGGGAGGTGGACCTTTGGGTCCACGTAACTTGCATGGCCATTTGAGGATGAATGACCCGGCTGGTTTTGGTGCTTTCACCGGTCATTTACGTTTTAGTGAGTTGCCTGGGCCTGGGAATTTGCCTTCACATCTTCGAATTGGAGAATCAATTGGGGGACGCCTTAGTGAGCCTGGACGTGGGGGCATCTACCCTATCCAAGGATTTCCAAATGATCACGGTTTTTTCCCT GGAATGGGTGTATATGGTTTATATTTACTTTGTATGGGCTCGGCTGTCCTCTGTCTCTTCTATTCATCATTGTCAATTCTTCAGGGTGACACAGAGTCCTTTGATCactcaagaaagaggaagtCTGGAAGCATGGGATGGTGCCGTATATGTAAAATTGATTGTGAATCAGTGGAAGGTCTGGACTTGCATTCCCAAACGAGAGAGCACCAAAAGATGGCAATGGATATGGTCCTGAGCATCAAGCAGGACAACGCCAAGAAACAGAAATT AGCTTCGGATGACCATGCAGTTGAAGATGCAAGCAAGTCCAGGAAGGCCAATTTTGAGGGTCGTGGTAATAGGCATTAA